In the genome of Fluviispira vulneris, one region contains:
- a CDS encoding SDR family NAD(P)-dependent oxidoreductase, giving the protein MKNLEINSVGNAGNVLITGASSGIGLEFAHIFAKENYNLLLIARSEDKLQHLANELSEKYKISCKIIACDLAKIGAAQEIYKRTKTLGIKVDILVNNAGFGAHGFFKNIELKTESDMIQVNITSLTELTKLFLTPMLEKGSGKILNVASTAAYQPGPLMAVYYATKAYVLSFSEALANELAGTGVSVTVLCPGPTQSGFQAAAKMGNDLKLFHSTMTADSSTVAYAGYKGLLSSQRVVIPGISNKIGTFSAKLLPRSFAASVARWLQEKR; this is encoded by the coding sequence ATGAAAAATCTCGAAATCAATAGCGTTGGCAATGCAGGAAATGTGCTTATTACGGGCGCATCGAGTGGCATTGGCCTTGAATTTGCTCATATTTTTGCAAAGGAAAATTATAATCTTCTTTTAATTGCGCGGAGTGAAGATAAACTTCAGCACTTAGCCAATGAATTAAGCGAAAAATATAAAATTAGTTGTAAAATAATTGCCTGTGATCTTGCAAAAATAGGAGCTGCTCAAGAAATTTACAAACGAACAAAAACTTTAGGAATTAAAGTAGATATTCTTGTAAATAATGCTGGATTTGGGGCACATGGTTTTTTTAAAAATATTGAGTTAAAAACTGAATCTGATATGATTCAAGTAAATATTACAAGTTTGACAGAATTGACAAAGCTTTTTTTGACGCCAATGCTCGAAAAAGGTTCAGGGAAAATATTAAATGTCGCTTCGACGGCCGCTTATCAACCCGGACCTCTTATGGCTGTTTATTATGCTACAAAAGCTTATGTTCTGTCATTTTCAGAAGCATTAGCCAATGAATTAGCTGGTACGGGAGTCTCAGTCACTGTGCTCTGCCCTGGGCCTACTCAATCTGGGTTTCAGGCAGCAGCAAAGATGGGTAATGATTTAAAATTATTCCATTCGACCATGACAGCCGACTCTTCGACCGTGGCATATGCAGGTTATAAAGGACTTCTGTCTTCTCAACGTGTTGTAATCCCAGGTATAAGTAATAAGATTGGGACGTTTTCTGCTAAGCTCCTGCCGAGAAGTTTTGCAGCTTCAGTTGCCCGTTGGTTGCAGGAAAAAAGATAA
- a CDS encoding leucine-rich repeat domain-containing protein: protein MIGVDQISNRNILKLVRIQTALLFLMSLPVFAKTNDILINVFFNDKNVLIEKSESDFLVPVNEETIRESFAVFSEHKNFTLDDSKVRIENISEFKVCDKAIEFHKKTISFHDPDKLLETYTQCKYKITNNKTKQSVFLRIGLNRTFRSWCRKKDTSSFEIKKTVDAILDILHVKCCNDYSVKKSLVIAKMLNLADKKIVDVSPVGSFTNLRALWLNDNLISNITPLTSLKNLSVISLSNNKLSSIQSIKYLKNSRWVFLNQNHITKINAITKLENMKVFTAENNDIIDISPLLNLRMDVKVKIDGNPFDKKICKDFLAKKSSNLHKDLLNDICHDYIKIVPAKIAKIQQKSL, encoded by the coding sequence ATGATTGGAGTGGATCAAATAAGTAACCGGAATATTTTAAAATTAGTCAGGATTCAAACCGCGCTATTATTTTTAATGAGTTTACCTGTATTTGCTAAGACGAATGATATTCTAATCAATGTTTTTTTTAATGATAAAAATGTGCTCATAGAAAAATCAGAGAGTGATTTTCTTGTGCCAGTAAATGAAGAAACCATCAGAGAAAGCTTTGCTGTTTTTTCTGAACATAAAAATTTTACCCTTGATGATTCTAAAGTCCGCATAGAAAATATATCAGAATTTAAGGTTTGTGATAAAGCAATTGAATTTCATAAAAAAACGATATCATTTCATGATCCTGATAAATTATTAGAAACCTATACTCAATGTAAATATAAAATTACAAATAATAAAACAAAGCAGTCCGTATTTTTAAGGATTGGTTTAAATAGGACATTTCGCTCATGGTGTAGAAAAAAAGACACTTCAAGTTTTGAAATCAAAAAGACTGTAGATGCAATTCTAGATATTCTTCACGTGAAGTGTTGCAATGATTATTCTGTTAAAAAGTCCTTAGTTATAGCAAAGATGTTAAATTTAGCTGATAAGAAAATTGTTGATGTTTCGCCTGTAGGGAGTTTTACAAATTTACGAGCCCTCTGGCTCAATGATAATTTAATTTCGAACATAACCCCTTTGACTTCATTAAAAAACTTATCTGTTATAAGCTTATCAAATAATAAACTTTCAAGTATTCAATCGATAAAATATTTAAAAAATTCTCGTTGGGTATTTTTAAATCAAAATCATATCACAAAAATAAATGCGATAACAAAACTCGAAAATATGAAAGTTTTTACAGCAGAAAATAATGATATTATTGATATTTCACCTCTCCTTAACTTAAGAATGGATGTTAAAGTTAAAATAGATGGCAACCCATTCGATAAGAAAATTTGCAAAGATTTTTTAGCAAAAAAATCTTCAAACTTACATAAAGATTTATTAAATGATATTTGTCACGATTATATAAAAATAGTTCCTGCAAAAATTGCTAAGATACAACAAAAAAGTTTATAA
- a CDS encoding SpoIIE family protein phosphatase, which translates to MKLAPKIIILLLAVTFGVMTIYSIIQIKNMEQELIKDAKENHSLMLSNSLGFLSKSLWELDKDISIRGMKPLFETGTVKNILIFDYTGSLFNGLYRNNNDIEVIDAQNIQKIYNMDISKINSKKMPFTIIPSKLLFKPEKLTDTTYEITGSLWWKETEFSEPRFLGLAIMHFSTEFIALRLNEQKIGFVYLTVGLCVSIILLTYAYLEIEIITPIRKLMIASLNVASGVFTKIKTTKGKDEINKLTENFNYMIVKIENSLSLIRGLSEASQEIVKCKDLQEISEVYSNYCQKLILAKKVSVWLDTSNALSNAARGMRRLSDDKELEQNDPILKLILTSVEEFHDKFDNIKNEEKNNKIVIPLLNSKGVMLGLIEIEFSLSEFKYGEEENRIVKGLGVSLSTAIENYWHVLKEKERANIERDFELASAVQDSILSNEIPDSLHFDFSTFYKTASQCGGDWYGVYEVAPDKILVLFGDVTGHGTPAALITAVTRGAADIIKQFILSGSMKVDEKLPGHVLEFINECITETGRKTYYMTMVSALIDFSAQQIIAASAGHTPPALITLNSGQPEVKYIYPKLGSRLGYEKGAKYETQAFPFLPGEQIIFYTDGIIEGENSSAKEYGMKKFKQSMKNHCANKPDLFIKSIIHDAYLFFEGIPQKDDIALMIIRFLTEQEKELKKEAQNPKMRAA; encoded by the coding sequence ATGAAATTGGCTCCAAAAATAATAATACTTTTACTTGCCGTTACGTTCGGGGTTATGACAATTTATAGTATTATTCAAATTAAAAATATGGAGCAAGAACTTATAAAAGATGCAAAAGAAAATCATTCTCTAATGCTCTCAAATTCTCTGGGGTTTTTATCCAAATCTCTGTGGGAATTGGATAAAGATATATCTATTCGAGGTATGAAGCCATTATTTGAAACAGGTACAGTAAAAAACATATTAATCTTCGATTACACTGGGAGTTTATTTAATGGACTCTATAGAAATAATAATGATATTGAAGTAATTGATGCACAAAATATTCAAAAAATATATAACATGGATATTTCTAAAATAAATTCAAAAAAAATGCCTTTCACTATTATCCCTTCTAAACTTCTATTTAAACCTGAAAAGTTAACAGACACGACCTACGAAATTACAGGATCTTTATGGTGGAAAGAAACAGAGTTTTCAGAACCCCGATTTTTGGGTCTAGCCATCATGCATTTTTCGACAGAATTTATTGCTTTGAGATTGAACGAACAAAAGATAGGTTTTGTTTATTTAACGGTTGGTTTATGTGTCTCTATTATTTTATTAACTTATGCTTATCTAGAAATTGAAATTATCACTCCTATTCGAAAGCTTATGATAGCCAGTTTAAACGTAGCATCCGGAGTTTTTACAAAGATTAAAACAACAAAAGGAAAAGATGAGATTAATAAATTAACAGAAAATTTTAATTATATGATTGTTAAAATTGAAAATAGTTTGAGTTTAATCAGAGGACTCTCTGAAGCATCTCAAGAAATTGTAAAATGTAAAGATTTACAAGAAATATCGGAAGTATATAGCAATTATTGTCAAAAGTTAATTCTCGCTAAGAAAGTGAGTGTGTGGCTCGACACAAGCAATGCATTATCCAACGCTGCTCGCGGAATGAGACGACTTTCTGATGACAAAGAGCTTGAACAAAATGATCCTATCCTAAAACTTATTCTTACATCTGTTGAAGAGTTTCATGATAAATTTGATAATATTAAAAACGAAGAAAAAAATAATAAAATTGTCATTCCTCTTTTAAATTCAAAAGGTGTCATGCTTGGACTCATTGAAATTGAATTTTCGTTGTCTGAATTCAAATATGGGGAAGAAGAAAATAGAATTGTAAAAGGGTTAGGTGTTTCTTTATCAACAGCGATTGAAAACTACTGGCATGTGTTAAAAGAAAAAGAAAGAGCGAATATTGAAAGAGACTTTGAACTTGCGAGTGCTGTGCAAGATTCAATTTTATCGAATGAAATTCCAGATTCACTTCATTTTGACTTTTCAACATTTTATAAGACAGCCAGTCAATGTGGTGGAGATTGGTATGGAGTTTATGAAGTTGCGCCTGATAAAATTCTCGTTTTATTTGGCGATGTCACAGGTCATGGAACACCGGCAGCTCTGATCACTGCTGTCACTCGCGGGGCTGCTGATATAATAAAACAGTTTATACTATCGGGTAGCATGAAAGTGGATGAGAAATTACCTGGACATGTGCTCGAATTTATCAATGAGTGTATAACAGAGACTGGGAGAAAAACTTATTATATGACTATGGTCTCCGCTTTAATTGATTTTAGTGCACAGCAAATAATAGCAGCATCGGCGGGGCATACTCCTCCAGCTTTGATTACGTTGAATTCAGGACAACCAGAAGTCAAATACATTTATCCTAAACTCGGCTCAAGGCTTGGCTATGAAAAGGGAGCGAAATATGAGACACAGGCTTTTCCATTTCTTCCAGGCGAACAGATTATTTTTTATACGGATGGAATCATAGAAGGAGAAAATTCATCTGCAAAAGAATATGGAATGAAAAAATTTAAACAGTCGATGAAAAATCATTGTGCGAATAAGCCTGATTTATTTATCAAAAGTATCATTCATGATGCTTATTTATTTTTTGAAGGTATTCCACAAAAAGATGATATTGCTCTAATGATTATTAGGTTTTTAACTGAACAAGAAAAAGAGTTGAAAAAAGAAGCGCAGAATCCAAAAATGAGAGCCGCATAA
- a CDS encoding transglycosylase SLT domain-containing protein: MKLFFTIFSILLSFSSFAMPLKRKDIKTNRQLTKEQVANTLERAGFPREIVPVVTCIAEFESNFNPKAINKHNTNNTKDHGLFQINDIWMAKCKMSAKDLQNPFMNARCAFKVYQQQGLTAWVTYKKFKRTCLSYQIPNYSTTHLADVIVQNNQLM, encoded by the coding sequence ATGAAATTGTTTTTTACTATATTTTCGATTTTATTGAGCTTTTCTTCTTTTGCAATGCCATTAAAAAGAAAAGATATCAAAACAAATCGTCAGTTAACAAAAGAGCAGGTGGCCAATACATTGGAACGTGCTGGTTTTCCTCGTGAAATAGTACCAGTTGTCACCTGTATTGCTGAATTTGAATCAAATTTTAATCCTAAAGCGATTAATAAACACAACACGAATAACACCAAAGATCATGGTTTATTTCAAATTAATGATATTTGGATGGCAAAATGTAAAATGTCGGCAAAAGATTTGCAAAATCCATTCATGAATGCCAGATGTGCTTTTAAAGTTTACCAGCAACAGGGATTGACGGCTTGGGTGACATATAAGAAATTTAAGAGAACTTGCCTCTCTTATCAAATTCCAAACTATAGCACAACTCATTTAGCTGACGTTATTGTGCAAAATAATCAGTTGATGTGA
- a CDS encoding c-type cytochrome — translation MKAYKVSFTLISLISFSCFAQNSWDLKKYPLGTKITQFAEAKKLIEMTEKRKKQNWVEPNKNDIPKGKEGELIRYGISLVTDTSQLIGPNAQNKNLRISANNLNCVHCHQIGPSGLPGTKKFSIPWINSKNEFPQLDIKSMTVKSIETIIRGMLGTNPQKMPDNSKEMVAIVAYINWLGTKTIPNMNMNFTKLDNNIHLPKRAADPVKGKELYNMHCSSCHGSEGLGIKKPNFDKGEGYIFPPIAGNDTYSDGGHMYMIPLLTSFLYTNMPNGATHENPLLKIDDAYDISAYVNHSLSRRKEKNRELLYPLKEFRPEGFAIPENFKDKNEYSRAKFGPFKTRFWW, via the coding sequence ATGAAAGCATACAAAGTTTCTTTCACGCTCATTAGCTTAATTTCTTTTTCTTGCTTTGCCCAAAATTCTTGGGATTTAAAAAAATACCCACTTGGAACAAAAATCACTCAATTTGCAGAAGCTAAAAAACTTATTGAAATGACTGAGAAACGGAAAAAACAAAACTGGGTTGAACCGAATAAAAATGATATTCCAAAAGGAAAAGAAGGCGAGCTCATTCGTTATGGTATCAGTTTAGTAACAGATACTTCACAATTAATCGGACCAAACGCTCAAAATAAGAATTTAAGAATTTCTGCAAATAATTTGAACTGTGTGCACTGCCATCAAATAGGACCAAGTGGCTTACCTGGCACTAAAAAGTTTTCAATTCCTTGGATAAATAGTAAAAATGAGTTTCCGCAACTTGATATTAAATCGATGACTGTAAAATCCATTGAAACAATTATACGCGGAATGCTTGGAACAAACCCACAAAAAATGCCAGATAATTCGAAAGAAATGGTTGCTATAGTCGCATATATAAATTGGCTTGGAACGAAAACAATTCCAAATATGAATATGAACTTTACTAAGTTGGATAATAATATTCATTTGCCTAAGAGAGCAGCAGATCCTGTGAAAGGCAAAGAACTTTATAACATGCACTGTTCAAGCTGCCATGGTTCTGAAGGTTTGGGCATTAAAAAACCCAATTTTGACAAAGGCGAAGGATATATATTTCCACCGATCGCTGGCAATGATACTTACAGTGATGGTGGACATATGTATATGATTCCACTTTTAACTTCTTTTTTATACACAAATATGCCAAATGGTGCGACGCATGAAAACCCTTTACTTAAAATAGATGATGCTTACGATATATCTGCATATGTAAATCATAGTTTATCACGAAGAAAAGAAAAAAACCGAGAATTATTATATCCACTTAAAGAATTTAGACCAGAAGGATTTGCTATTCCTGAAAATTTTAAAGACAAAAATGAGTATAGCAGAGCCAAATTTGGCCCATTTAAAACTCGTTTTTGGTGGTAA
- the mutM gene encoding bifunctional DNA-formamidopyrimidine glycosylase/DNA-(apurinic or apyrimidinic site) lyase: protein MPELPEVQNFAQSIHSNYVGKKFKNIVFHRDNLRYPFEKEKLERIFASGNEFLNCYREGKQIILETSSGAVKVSLGMTGAFKAANQSDVEKHQHVTLNFKNGESLAFVDPRRFGFWKICESNEQKETSCDPLLEKDLLKLFLSETVKNKNISVKDMLMDQKLIGGIGNIYALEALFLAGILPTTRCVDLSILKWKSLAKEIPIILNLAINLGGSSISTYRSFKGDKGSFQNLHKVYGRENEKCLKSGCQGYIKRIAQSGRSSWFCPVCQF from the coding sequence ATGCCTGAGCTACCAGAGGTGCAAAATTTTGCTCAATCCATTCATTCCAATTATGTAGGAAAAAAATTTAAAAATATTGTATTTCATAGAGACAATTTAAGATATCCATTTGAAAAGGAAAAATTAGAGAGAATTTTTGCCAGTGGCAATGAGTTTTTAAATTGCTATCGCGAAGGCAAACAAATTATTCTTGAAACATCAAGTGGAGCTGTGAAGGTCAGTTTGGGTATGACAGGCGCATTTAAAGCAGCAAATCAAAGTGATGTCGAAAAGCATCAACATGTTACTTTAAACTTTAAAAATGGTGAGTCTCTTGCCTTTGTTGACCCAAGAAGATTTGGCTTCTGGAAAATATGTGAATCAAATGAGCAGAAAGAAACAAGTTGTGATCCTCTTTTAGAAAAGGATCTTCTTAAGTTATTTTTATCTGAGACTGTCAAAAATAAAAATATTTCTGTTAAAGATATGCTTATGGATCAAAAATTAATAGGTGGAATTGGTAATATTTATGCACTCGAAGCTCTTTTTCTTGCTGGTATTTTGCCAACGACACGTTGTGTAGATTTATCGATCTTGAAATGGAAAAGTTTGGCTAAAGAAATTCCAATCATACTTAATCTAGCAATTAATTTAGGTGGCTCTAGTATTTCAACTTATCGATCATTTAAAGGTGACAAAGGTTCATTTCAAAATCTACATAAAGTTTATGGAAGAGAAAATGAAAAATGTTTAAAGAGTGGGTGTCAAGGATATATAAAAAGAATTGCTCAAAGTGGGCGCAGTTCTTGGTTTTGTCCTGTTTGCCAATTTTAA
- a CDS encoding MutS-related protein produces the protein MNEDLLKNNDIKYYGKMSPFIRAQERALNYYNKLKTLDNRFALFRLISTITILAIVVNYAQKSSSTTIFTLIILFLFFCLITSWAHNAIQAKQKKWKALALSYNLSEARSQRDFAFIASHKSPWHDECIKVPNAHVYSSDLDIHTQLYSLLDTCSTKSGSEKLFSLLLESGIQPEDANTVIARSNKAQTLTTKTKLLRHFEAMRLNESFLQNYYKLNEKKIENESDELNRKSENDTFFLNSFRILYALGSILAWFVILLPSFKQFLMTGNTEAFLNPIFLYTGFLIFGAIIFSPITQLATKVSQSSKTIQEIIANLNKNESLAEKLQFSFLKKNAKRQIKSLNLLLDIVSLRGNPIFWVTLHIFLPFDALVCLILQFKIKDFIAKLKLWENELNDFDLIASFARLASENPKSRFLSLFERTQANNQQIECENIGHPLIATHKRICNSIKLNKNSPVVLLTGSNMAGKSTFLRTLGTNIVLANMGAPVFADKFIFPAFRLLCAIRIDDSLSDGTSYFYAEVKRLHFILNSLTENNKNPGFFLIDEIFRGTNNKERYIGSWHIIHALFEKNSFGFISTHDLALTELDKNDNRLINMHFREHIEGEALAFDYLIKEGPCPTTNALFIMKQNGLPVP, from the coding sequence ATGAACGAAGATCTACTTAAAAATAATGACATAAAATACTATGGGAAAATGTCACCTTTTATACGGGCACAGGAGCGTGCTCTAAACTATTATAATAAACTCAAAACCTTAGACAATCGCTTCGCGCTCTTTCGCCTTATCAGCACCATCACAATTTTAGCAATAGTTGTAAATTATGCTCAAAAATCGAGCTCTACGACGATTTTTACTCTTATTATTCTCTTTCTTTTCTTTTGCTTAATAACTTCATGGGCACACAATGCTATCCAAGCTAAGCAAAAAAAATGGAAAGCTTTAGCATTAAGCTACAATCTATCCGAAGCTAGGTCACAAAGAGATTTTGCATTTATTGCATCTCATAAGTCGCCTTGGCATGATGAATGTATAAAAGTTCCAAATGCCCACGTCTATTCCTCTGATCTTGATATTCACACCCAACTCTATTCCTTGTTAGACACCTGCTCAACTAAAAGTGGTTCAGAAAAGCTATTTTCCCTCTTATTAGAGTCAGGTATTCAGCCTGAAGATGCTAACACTGTTATAGCACGCTCAAATAAAGCTCAAACTTTAACAACAAAAACAAAACTTTTAAGACATTTTGAAGCAATGAGATTAAATGAATCTTTTTTACAAAATTATTATAAATTGAATGAAAAAAAGATTGAAAATGAAAGTGATGAACTAAATAGAAAGTCAGAAAATGATACTTTCTTTTTAAATTCATTTCGTATTCTTTATGCACTTGGAAGTATTCTTGCATGGTTTGTCATTCTTTTACCTTCTTTTAAGCAATTTTTAATGACTGGGAATACCGAAGCATTTTTAAATCCAATTTTTCTCTATACTGGATTTCTTATTTTTGGAGCAATAATATTTTCTCCCATAACTCAATTAGCAACAAAAGTTTCTCAATCCTCAAAAACAATTCAAGAAATAATAGCAAACTTAAATAAGAATGAATCTCTAGCTGAAAAATTGCAATTTTCATTTCTGAAAAAAAATGCTAAAAGACAAATAAAATCCTTAAATCTATTACTAGATATTGTTTCATTACGAGGAAATCCTATTTTTTGGGTGACATTACATATTTTTCTCCCTTTTGATGCTCTCGTCTGTCTTATTTTACAATTTAAAATTAAAGATTTCATTGCTAAACTTAAATTATGGGAAAATGAATTGAATGATTTTGATCTCATAGCAAGTTTTGCTCGCTTAGCAAGTGAAAATCCAAAAAGCCGTTTTCTCTCATTATTTGAAAGAACACAGGCAAATAATCAGCAGATTGAATGCGAAAATATTGGACACCCTTTAATTGCGACTCATAAGCGAATTTGCAACTCAATAAAATTAAATAAAAACTCTCCTGTAGTATTGCTCACCGGTAGTAATATGGCTGGCAAAAGTACTTTTTTAAGAACTCTTGGCACAAATATTGTTCTTGCAAATATGGGGGCTCCTGTCTTTGCTGATAAATTCATTTTCCCTGCCTTTCGACTTCTCTGCGCAATACGCATTGATGACTCTCTGTCCGATGGTACGAGTTATTTTTATGCAGAAGTGAAAAGATTGCATTTTATTTTAAATTCTCTTACAGAAAACAATAAAAATCCTGGTTTTTTCCTAATCGATGAAATTTTTAGAGGAACAAATAACAAAGAACGTTATATTGGCAGCTGGCATATAATACATGCATTATTTGAAAAAAATTCATTTGGTTTTATCTCGACGCATGATTTGGCTTTAACAGAACTCGATAAAAATGATAATCGTTTAATCAATATGCACTTTAGAGAACATATTGAGGGCGAAGCACTTGCATTTGACTATCTAATTAAAGAGGGACCATGTCCGACAACAAATGCCCTCTTTATTATGAAACAAAATGGTTTGCCTGTTCCTTAA
- the lysA gene encoding diaminopimelate decarboxylase: protein MSLLLIQIEKGKKMRPFFNLKAVSERTSGQGFFIDSVPLSQILGLSTTPVYVTSLNAIEERISIYKKSLENYFINHSIFYAMKANYAETILQHIEETGAGVDIVSIGEWRAARHAGFSPQKICFAGVGKKEEEWIEAIEGGIGYINVEHLTELQDILNYISTNKLNLSTLPILSLRLNPCVEVRTHPHLKTGALDSKFGILFEHFVNWINTVQQNFSSQHEFANWLSPLKGIHVHVGSQLMENKIFSLVIDKVLECALFMFSKNMHPMHLDLGGGLGVPYEGVHPSGDDIKKHIELFSTILVNNIKKYEILQDKWGKKCENLNVCFEPGRSIVASSTVFITKVLYTKHNSEAHHFCYVDGAMNDFPRPSLYNAKHHCEVIDFHEIEKTENKVHWKIVGPVCESGDFLSSDALLPDLKKNDVIAFFEAGAYCRSMANNYNLRKLPSEIFIKDGKIIKIINNKLPPLQ, encoded by the coding sequence ATGAGTTTACTTTTAATTCAAATCGAAAAAGGTAAAAAAATGCGTCCTTTTTTTAATCTCAAAGCTGTCTCTGAACGGACTTCCGGTCAAGGCTTTTTCATAGACTCTGTTCCATTGTCACAAATTCTAGGTTTAAGCACAACTCCTGTTTATGTCACAAGTTTAAATGCTATAGAAGAAAGAATTAGCATTTATAAAAAATCATTGGAAAATTATTTTATAAATCATTCTATTTTTTATGCAATGAAAGCAAATTATGCTGAAACGATTTTGCAGCATATAGAAGAAACAGGCGCTGGGGTTGATATTGTTTCAATTGGAGAATGGCGTGCTGCGCGGCATGCAGGCTTTTCTCCCCAAAAAATTTGTTTTGCGGGAGTTGGTAAAAAAGAAGAGGAGTGGATAGAAGCTATCGAAGGAGGAATTGGGTATATAAATGTTGAACATTTAACAGAACTTCAAGATATTCTTAATTACATATCCACAAATAAATTGAATTTATCGACTCTTCCTATTCTATCCTTGCGCTTAAACCCTTGTGTTGAAGTCAGAACGCATCCCCATCTTAAAACAGGTGCTCTTGATTCAAAATTTGGCATTTTGTTTGAGCATTTTGTAAACTGGATAAACACTGTCCAACAGAATTTTTCGTCTCAACATGAGTTTGCAAATTGGCTTTCTCCATTAAAGGGAATTCATGTGCACGTAGGTTCTCAGCTGATGGAAAATAAAATTTTTTCCTTAGTTATTGATAAAGTCCTTGAGTGCGCACTTTTCATGTTTTCAAAAAATATGCATCCTATGCATTTGGATTTGGGAGGAGGGCTTGGAGTTCCATACGAAGGGGTTCATCCTAGCGGAGATGATATTAAGAAACATATCGAATTATTTAGTACAATTTTAGTAAATAATATAAAAAAATATGAAATATTACAAGATAAATGGGGTAAAAAATGTGAAAACCTCAATGTATGTTTCGAACCCGGAAGAAGCATCGTTGCGAGCTCAACTGTTTTCATAACTAAAGTGCTATATACGAAGCATAATTCTGAAGCTCATCATTTTTGTTATGTTGATGGTGCTATGAATGATTTTCCACGACCAAGTCTTTATAATGCAAAACATCATTGTGAAGTGATCGATTTTCATGAAATAGAAAAAACTGAAAATAAAGTTCATTGGAAAATTGTTGGACCTGTTTGTGAAAGTGGTGATTTCTTATCGAGTGATGCATTATTACCAGATCTTAAAAAAAATGACGTAATTGCATTTTTTGAAGCAGGAGCATATTGTCGTTCTATGGCTAATAACTATAATTTAAGAAAACTTCCATCTGAGATATTCATAAAGGATGGAAAAATAATAAAAATAATCAATAATAAATTACCTCCTTTGCAATAG
- a CDS encoding tyrosine-type recombinase/integrase, with product MLDIIEDTSEKKEIIGEDIYEKVIWFLSTFRSKNTRESYENDLQDFFYFCFFNLNCKIIELNQITERIILLWKYDISKLKPATVRRKLSSLSSFFNFLVKRKFYDRNIMILVKRSNVSKESKKNILTLNEVIQVINHLHSKCSEYKHKNFRLYGNWRLRYTALYTLFTVGMRVDELCLLKINSLEKIGDVWRLNMLAKGNIQHSPIIHSETAVVLMDYIKEFRSGATYDEPLLIRTQATKKLTRLSRSSIYDMVKISVKNAGISKEMSPHSCRATLASLLHQNGVPIIEIKNLLNHKLVTTTAIYLKNTNEELQAAIKKFELFD from the coding sequence TTGCTAGATATAATAGAAGATACAAGCGAAAAAAAAGAAATTATTGGTGAAGATATATATGAAAAAGTAATTTGGTTCCTCTCAACTTTTAGAAGTAAAAATACGAGAGAATCGTATGAAAATGATCTGCAAGATTTTTTTTATTTCTGCTTTTTTAATTTAAATTGCAAAATAATTGAATTAAACCAGATTACAGAGCGGATTATCTTATTGTGGAAATATGATATATCAAAATTAAAACCTGCGACTGTACGAAGAAAATTATCATCACTGTCTTCGTTTTTTAATTTTCTAGTCAAAAGAAAATTTTATGATAGAAATATAATGATATTAGTTAAGAGATCAAATGTAAGTAAAGAAAGTAAAAAAAATATACTGACTTTAAATGAAGTCATACAAGTCATAAATCACCTTCATTCAAAATGCTCTGAATACAAACACAAAAATTTTCGCCTTTATGGAAATTGGCGCTTACGCTATACAGCTTTATATACGTTGTTCACTGTTGGAATGCGAGTTGATGAACTTTGCTTATTAAAAATAAACTCCTTAGAAAAAATTGGAGATGTATGGCGTTTAAATATGTTAGCAAAAGGAAATATCCAACATAGTCCCATTATCCATTCTGAAACAGCGGTTGTTTTAATGGATTATATAAAAGAATTTCGTTCTGGAGCTACATATGATGAGCCCCTGTTGATAAGAACACAGGCAACTAAAAAATTGACAAGATTAAGTCGTTCATCAATTTATGATATGGTTAAAATTAGTGTAAAAAATGCCGGAATTTCTAAGGAAATGAGCCCACATAGTTGCCGTGCAACTCTTGCATCGCTTTTACATCAAAATGGTGTTCCCATAATAGAAATAAAAAATCTTTTAAATCATAAATTAGTGACTACGACTGCAATTTATTTAAAAAACACGAATGAAGAGCTACAAGCTGCAATCAAAAAATTTGAATTATTTGATTAA